A portion of the Candidatus Oleimmundimicrobium sp. genome contains these proteins:
- a CDS encoding helix-turn-helix transcriptional regulator yields the protein MREISLINRRLKEARGSMGMTQEEVAQALGIRRPAVAEIEGGKRKVSSIELVAFADLFGLDISFFVAEELPERLPVNMLARKESALLGSVDKIAIAKFKKLQENYKMLKDVAKRG from the coding sequence ATGAGAGAGATTTCGCTTATTAATCGAAGATTAAAAGAGGCGAGGGGTTCCATGGGAATGACCCAGGAAGAAGTTGCACAGGCACTGGGTATTAGAAGACCAGCAGTTGCAGAGATTGAGGGGGGTAAAAGGAAAGTAAGCTCAATAGAACTTGTAGCTTTTGCAGATCTTTTTGGGTTAGATATATCTTTTTTTGTTGCTGAAGAATTACCAGAGAGGCTCCCGGTCAACATGTTGGCAAGAAAAGAAAGTGCTTTGTTGGGATCTGTCGACAAGATTGCAATTGCAAAATTTAAAAAACTTCAAGAAAATTACAAAATGTTGAAAGATGTAGCCAAACGAGGTTGA
- the ychF gene encoding redox-regulated ATPase YchF: protein MQVGIVGLPSAGKSTLFNAITKAGAAIGNYPFTTVDSNVGVAEVRDERLYKIAKVVESKNIVSTHIKFVDIAGLVKGASCGEGLGNQFLSYIREVDAIAHVVRCFLDENVSHVEGKINPISDIETINLELILADLAVVDKKLDKVARQAKSGDKTLIRQREVLDKVREVLDKGLPARSMKLSPEDLKLLTSDSSLLTLKPVVYVANVSEMDVNTDGSLAKQVIDFAHKEGSEAIVICAKFESEIAELNSDEAQIFMKDVGLKELGLDKLVHASYKLLGLITFFTAGPKESKAWTIKKGAKAPEAAGKIHSDMERGFIKAEVVYYENLLRTGSFQAAREKGYLHLEGKEYVVKDGDVITFKFSV from the coding sequence ATGCAAGTAGGTATAGTAGGGCTTCCAAGTGCTGGGAAGTCAACTCTTTTTAATGCCATAACCAAAGCGGGAGCGGCAATTGGGAATTATCCTTTTACAACTGTAGATTCAAATGTAGGTGTTGCCGAGGTTCGGGATGAGCGCTTATATAAAATTGCCAAAGTTGTCGAGAGTAAAAACATTGTTTCTACTCACATTAAATTTGTAGATATAGCAGGCTTGGTCAAAGGAGCAAGTTGCGGGGAGGGCTTGGGCAATCAGTTTCTTTCATATATCAGGGAAGTTGATGCTATTGCCCATGTTGTTAGATGTTTTTTGGATGAAAACGTGTCGCATGTTGAGGGGAAAATAAATCCTATATCGGACATAGAGACGATTAATCTGGAACTTATTCTTGCTGATTTGGCCGTTGTTGATAAGAAGTTAGATAAGGTTGCCAGGCAGGCAAAATCTGGGGACAAAACACTTATCCGTCAAAGAGAGGTTTTAGATAAAGTTAGAGAAGTTTTAGATAAAGGGTTGCCTGCTCGAAGCATGAAACTTTCTCCTGAAGATTTAAAGTTACTCACTTCCGATAGTAGTCTTTTAACTTTAAAGCCGGTTGTCTACGTTGCCAATGTTTCCGAAATGGATGTTAATACTGATGGTTCTTTAGCTAAACAGGTGATAGATTTTGCTCATAAAGAAGGCAGCGAGGCCATTGTAATTTGCGCAAAATTTGAGTCTGAGATTGCTGAATTGAACAGCGATGAAGCTCAAATATTTATGAAAGATGTAGGGCTAAAAGAGTTAGGTCTGGATAAATTGGTTCATGCTTCTTATAAACTTTTAGGGTTAATTACTTTTTTTACTGCCGGGCCAAAAGAGAGCAAGGCTTGGACAATTAAAAAAGGAGCGAAAGCACCGGAAGCGGCGGGAAAAATTCATAGTGATATGGAGCGTGGGTTTATAAAAGCTGAGGTTGTTTACTATGAGAATTTGTTAAGAACCGGTTCTTTCCAAGCGGCACGCGAAAAAGGCTATCTTCATCTTGAAGGTAAGGAATACGTGGTAAAAGACGGAGATGTAATCACCTTTAAGTTTTCTGTTTAA